The following are encoded together in the Candidatus Methylomirabilis oxygeniifera genome:
- a CDS encoding protein of unknown function (Evidence 5 : No homology to any previously reported sequences), whose protein sequence is MLNVCPQGLPLPWEPIAAWLRGVWRQGGSPGHLVIETGYDALQGQIGLRLRRDVNLSLGEIPTTRHARILFLCAKQQRIEPSGRCVAFSLHGCQCKNDPY, encoded by the coding sequence GTGCTCAATGTGTGTCCTCAGGGGCTCCCTCTTCCTTGGGAGCCTATCGCCGCGTGGCTACGGGGAGTGTGGCGGCAAGGCGGTAGTCCCGGCCACCTTGTTATCGAGACCGGCTATGATGCCCTACAGGGCCAGATCGGTCTTCGTCTTCGGCGTGATGTCAATCTCAGCTTGGGGGAGATTCCCACCACTCGCCATGCCCGCATCCTCTTCCTCTGTGCCAAGCAACAAAGGATAGAACCGAGTGGCCGATGTGTAGCATTCAGTTTACACGGGTGTCAATGCAAAAATGATCCATATTGA
- a CDS encoding protein of unknown function (Evidence 5 : No homology to any previously reported sequences), with protein MIEATALQALRDEKLIRLQALQGCDRFVAHATSEAAWDPFSFSFFGNLRSAADAIPADFEELDKRPGVKVQDRRVQPYIRSQLFIALVSELEDFLKSVLTVVIMAYPGKIGSEQVTVEVVAQLGRDGALRFAAEKHLNQLFYETPLDYGKKIAKLLSMSEELFLSVWSPIVEMKARRDIGVHNGWVRNDIYDRRITAVGAALPSMTFLGASDTYFEGALKASAALLNIVTDHCVTKFSVDQKN; from the coding sequence ATGATCGAAGCCACTGCGTTGCAAGCTCTTCGCGATGAAAAGCTGATACGGCTACAAGCTCTTCAAGGCTGCGACCGCTTCGTTGCGCACGCCACGTCGGAGGCGGCTTGGGATCCGTTCAGCTTCTCGTTCTTCGGCAACTTACGCAGCGCTGCTGACGCCATTCCTGCTGATTTCGAGGAGCTCGACAAGCGTCCCGGTGTCAAGGTGCAGGATCGGCGGGTGCAACCATACATTCGATCGCAACTATTCATCGCCCTTGTGTCGGAACTGGAGGACTTCCTGAAGTCGGTCCTAACCGTAGTGATCATGGCCTATCCTGGAAAGATCGGCAGCGAGCAGGTCACGGTCGAAGTAGTTGCACAACTCGGACGCGACGGAGCCCTTCGATTCGCCGCCGAGAAGCACTTGAACCAGCTCTTTTACGAGACACCTCTCGACTACGGAAAGAAGATCGCTAAGCTCTTGTCGATGTCGGAGGAGCTGTTTTTGTCGGTATGGTCGCCTATTGTAGAGATGAAGGCTCGGCGAGACATCGGCGTCCACAACGGGTGGGTCAGAAACGACATCTATGATCGTCGGATCACGGCCGTTGGCGCTGCACTGCCGAGCATGACGTTCTTGGGAGCGAGCGATACCTACTTTGAAGGCGCATTGAAGGCAAGTGCGGCGCTGCTGAACATCGTTACAGATCATTGCGTCACGAAGTTTTCTGTCGATCAGAAAAACTAG
- a CDS encoding protein of unknown function (Evidence 5 : No homology to any previously reported sequences) yields the protein MRPKAGSRSFAFETCFPESGECPYWAGTLVRETNRFDNAKRTHRDKAKRTHAGKRIVRTENG from the coding sequence ATGCGGCCGAAAGCGGGCAGCCGTTCATTCGCGTTCGAGACCTGTTTCCCTGAGTCCGGGGAGTGCCCCTATTGGGCCGGCACGTTGGTTCGCGAGACGAATCGTTTTGACAATGCAAAAAGAACCCACCGTGATAAAGCAAAAAGGACCCACGCCGGTAAGCGGATCGTGAGGACAGAGAATGGATGA
- a CDS encoding Type III restriction enzyme, res subunit: MSTTNLFFERPILNSPYKYPARHWELDAGGQPTQQIIERRRLAEFITPIPKPRKRKSAAEQRQLVFNEGKGLSTEKQQYDPTSIINQLRQHVDQWRSLPNPNQWQVTPETARLLQHWRHHQFSSIRPFFCQVEAVETAIWLIEVAPQAGKSGKAFIEYLANANHNANPELMRFALKLATGAGKTTVMAMLIAWQTINAVRRPQSKKFTRGFLVVTPGLTIKDRLRVLQPNDPDSYYASRELVPADMLDDVNRAKIVITNYHAFKLRERIDLSKGGRSLLQGRGEELNTLETEGQMLQRVMPDLMGMKNIVVFNDEAHHCYREKSGAEDDEEDLKGEEKKEAEKNKEAARLWISGLEAVHRTLGVACVIDLSATPFFLSGSGYAEGTLFPWTVSDFSLMDAIECGIVKLPRVPVADNIPGEEMPMFRNLWEHIRSHMPKKGRGKSARLDPLSLPPQLQTALEALYGHYEKTFDLWDKAGIRVPPCFIVVCQNTAISKLVYDFISGFLRENDDGSKTPIAGRLALFRNFDEHGNPFARPNTLLIDSEQLESGEPLDDNFRGMAADEIERFRREIIERGGKLADQLQMGKELDDVTLLREVMNTVGKYGQLGGSIRCVVSVSMLTEGWDARTVTHVLGVRAFGTQLLCEQVIGRALRRQSYDLNEEELFNVEYADVLGIPFDFTAKPVVAPPQPPRETIHVRAVRPERDPLEIRFPRVVGYRIELPEERLTAEFNEDSVLELTPDLVGATETQNSGIIGERVDLNLVHTGDVRPSQVLYELVSHLVLTKWRDPGEDPKLHLFGQLKRIARQWIDGYLICKGGTYPAQLKYKTLADMACERITAGITRAFVGQRPIMAVLDPYNPTGSTIHVNFNTSKTDRWETDARRCHLNWVILDSDWEGEFCRIVEAHPRVRAYVKNHNLGLEVPYRYGSEMRKYLPDFIVLVDDGHGDDDLLHLIVEIKGYRREDAKEKKSTMDTYWVPGVNHAAQYGRWAFAEFTEVYQIEADFKAKVESEFSKMIEGIVKGAA, translated from the coding sequence TTGAGCACGACAAATCTATTTTTCGAACGCCCTATCCTTAACTCCCCCTACAAATACCCGGCACGTCACTGGGAGCTTGATGCCGGCGGACAGCCTACACAGCAGATCATCGAAAGGCGCCGTCTGGCGGAGTTCATCACGCCGATTCCAAAGCCCAGGAAACGCAAGAGCGCAGCCGAACAACGACAGCTCGTTTTCAATGAAGGCAAAGGACTTTCAACAGAAAAGCAGCAGTATGATCCGACTTCGATCATCAATCAGCTACGCCAACATGTGGACCAGTGGCGCAGCTTACCGAATCCCAACCAGTGGCAGGTGACTCCCGAAACGGCACGTCTACTCCAGCACTGGCGGCATCACCAATTCAGCAGCATCAGGCCCTTTTTCTGCCAGGTGGAGGCGGTTGAAACCGCCATCTGGCTCATCGAGGTAGCGCCCCAAGCCGGAAAGTCCGGCAAGGCGTTCATTGAATACCTGGCGAATGCCAATCATAACGCCAACCCGGAGCTGATGCGTTTTGCGCTCAAGCTGGCGACCGGCGCAGGCAAGACGACCGTGATGGCCATGTTGATTGCTTGGCAAACCATCAACGCCGTGCGGCGACCCCAGAGCAAGAAATTCACCCGTGGCTTTCTTGTTGTCACACCCGGACTGACCATCAAAGATCGGCTGCGCGTTCTCCAGCCGAACGACCCGGACAGCTACTACGCCAGCCGTGAACTCGTGCCGGCCGACATGCTGGACGATGTGAATCGGGCCAAAATCGTCATCACCAACTACCACGCTTTCAAGCTCCGCGAACGGATTGATCTCTCGAAGGGCGGGCGTTCTCTCCTGCAAGGTCGGGGCGAAGAGTTGAACACCCTCGAAACTGAGGGACAGATGCTTCAGCGGGTGATGCCCGACCTGATGGGCATGAAGAACATCGTCGTGTTCAATGATGAGGCGCATCATTGCTACCGCGAGAAATCCGGAGCAGAAGACGACGAGGAGGATTTGAAGGGGGAGGAAAAGAAAGAGGCCGAGAAAAACAAGGAGGCCGCCCGCCTTTGGATTTCCGGCCTTGAAGCGGTACACCGCACACTCGGCGTCGCGTGCGTCATCGACCTGTCTGCGACACCTTTTTTCCTGAGCGGCTCAGGGTACGCAGAGGGCACCCTCTTTCCGTGGACGGTGAGCGACTTCTCGCTCATGGACGCCATCGAGTGCGGCATCGTCAAACTGCCGCGCGTCCCCGTGGCCGACAACATCCCCGGCGAAGAGATGCCCATGTTCCGCAATCTGTGGGAACACATCCGGTCGCACATGCCCAAGAAAGGGCGGGGCAAGTCGGCCAGACTCGATCCACTCAGTCTGCCGCCGCAACTGCAGACCGCCCTTGAAGCCCTCTACGGTCACTACGAGAAGACCTTCGATCTGTGGGACAAAGCCGGCATCCGCGTGCCGCCCTGTTTTATCGTCGTCTGCCAAAACACCGCCATCTCCAAACTGGTGTATGACTTCATCTCCGGCTTTCTCCGCGAGAACGATGATGGCTCAAAGACACCGATAGCCGGCCGCCTTGCGCTGTTTCGCAACTTTGATGAGCATGGCAACCCGTTCGCCAGGCCAAACACGTTGCTCATCGACAGCGAGCAACTCGAATCCGGCGAACCGCTCGACGACAACTTCCGTGGCATGGCCGCCGACGAAATCGAACGCTTCCGCCGCGAGATCATCGAACGCGGCGGGAAACTCGCCGATCAACTTCAAATGGGCAAAGAACTCGATGACGTGACTCTTCTCCGCGAGGTCATGAATACGGTGGGCAAGTATGGCCAGTTGGGCGGATCGATCCGCTGCGTCGTCTCCGTCTCCATGCTCACCGAGGGCTGGGACGCAAGAACGGTCACGCATGTGCTGGGCGTCCGGGCCTTCGGCACCCAACTCCTTTGCGAGCAGGTCATCGGCCGGGCGCTCCGTCGCCAGTCCTACGATTTGAATGAAGAGGAGCTGTTCAATGTGGAATACGCCGACGTCTTGGGCATTCCTTTCGACTTTACCGCCAAGCCGGTGGTCGCGCCCCCGCAGCCGCCGCGGGAGACTATCCACGTCAGGGCCGTGCGGCCCGAACGCGATCCGCTCGAAATCCGCTTCCCCCGTGTCGTGGGCTACCGCATCGAATTGCCCGAGGAACGGCTGACCGCCGAGTTCAACGAGGACTCCGTGCTGGAGTTGACCCCGGACCTGGTCGGCGCAACGGAGACCCAAAACTCGGGGATCATTGGCGAAAGGGTGGATCTCAATCTGGTTCACACCGGCGACGTTCGACCCTCGCAGGTTCTATATGAGCTGGTGTCTCACCTCGTTCTCACCAAGTGGCGCGACCCGGGCGAAGACCCCAAGCTCCATCTCTTTGGTCAACTCAAGCGCATCGCCCGCCAATGGATCGACGGGTACCTCATCTGCAAGGGCGGCACCTATCCGGCGCAATTGAAATACAAGACGTTGGCCGACATGGCTTGCGAACGCATCACTGCCGGGATTACGCGCGCGTTCGTCGGACAGCGACCCATCATGGCCGTGCTCGACCCCTATAATCCCACCGGCTCCACCATCCACGTCAATTTCAATACCTCGAAAACCGACCGATGGGAGACAGATGCTCGTCGATGTCACCTCAACTGGGTGATCCTCGACAGCGACTGGGAAGGCGAATTCTGCCGCATCGTCGAAGCTCACCCGCGCGTCAGGGCCTATGTCAAAAATCATAACCTCGGTCTTGAGGTACCCTACCGGTACGGCTCGGAGATGCGCAAGTATCTGCCCGATTTCATCGTGCTGGTGGATGACGGTCACGGTGACGATGACCTGCTGCACCTGATCGTCGAAATCAAAGGCTATCGGCGCGAGGACGCGAAAGAGAAGAAATCCACCATGGACACCTACTGGGTCCCCGGCGTCAATCACGCCGCGCAATATGGCCGATGGGCCTTTGCCGAGTTCACCGAGGTCTATCAGATCGAGGCCGACTTCAAAGCAAAGGTCGAAAGCGAGTTCAGTAAAATGATCGAAGGCATCGTGAAGGGCGCAGCGTGA
- a CDS encoding conserved protein of unknown function (Evidence 4 : Homologs of previously reported genes of unknown function) has product MPPPMTIRTIDMRLIDDLFDMGGGYVLDFSDRTFATFFREELGVDIDDPRYSAEGTSKAKRLRYFLTTTNQGTRIRLLTSLWEYRESLRRRKRAEDPFPNAETEFWCLIERLGGRRPVSTARAPVAAAPVETDLSVSRSLRDELLQAGQLDPQTRGYAFERFLKELFDAYGLAARASFRLVGEQIDGSFEFADETYLLEAKWQGPAVGVSDLHAFNGKVEEKAAWARSLFVSTSGFAEEGLAAFGRGKRLVCMDGLDLHEMLDRGLAFTAVMQKKVRHAAESGQPFIRVRDLFP; this is encoded by the coding sequence ATGCCACCGCCCATGACAATCCGCACTATTGACATGCGTCTCATCGACGACCTGTTCGATATGGGCGGCGGGTACGTGTTGGATTTCAGCGACCGGACCTTCGCGACTTTTTTCCGCGAAGAGCTTGGCGTGGATATTGACGACCCCCGTTACTCCGCTGAGGGTACAAGTAAAGCCAAGCGGCTTCGGTACTTCCTGACAACCACTAATCAAGGCACAAGGATTCGACTGCTGACTTCGCTTTGGGAGTACCGGGAGTCGCTTCGTCGCCGAAAGCGAGCAGAAGACCCATTTCCCAACGCCGAAACGGAGTTCTGGTGCCTGATCGAGAGGTTAGGCGGAAGGCGCCCGGTCTCGACGGCGCGAGCACCGGTCGCAGCCGCGCCCGTCGAGACCGATCTGTCCGTTTCTCGTTCGTTGCGCGACGAGTTACTTCAGGCCGGTCAGCTTGACCCTCAGACACGGGGTTACGCCTTCGAGCGATTCCTGAAGGAGTTGTTCGACGCCTACGGTCTTGCGGCACGGGCATCGTTTCGCCTTGTCGGGGAACAGATCGATGGCAGTTTCGAGTTCGCGGATGAGACCTACCTCCTTGAGGCGAAGTGGCAAGGACCAGCGGTCGGTGTGTCGGATCTCCATGCCTTCAACGGCAAGGTTGAAGAGAAGGCCGCCTGGGCGCGCAGCCTATTCGTCAGCACCAGCGGATTCGCTGAGGAGGGTCTTGCAGCCTTTGGTCGCGGCAAGCGACTCGTGTGCATGGACGGATTGGATCTGCACGAAATGCTGGACCGGGGGCTCGCATTCACGGCGGTAATGCAGAAGAAGGTGCGGCATGCGGCCGAAAGCGGGCAGCCGTTCATTCGCGTTCGAGACCTGTTTCCCTGA